In a single window of the Nanoarchaeota archaeon genome:
- a CDS encoding tRNA pseudouridine(54/55) synthase Pus10, translating to MRIIEIAEKVLKTGCLCDNCLGRQFGQLLSGYTNKERGCAIRTVLAMSAERGETQFNENFETIKFRILKAPKKAEITETKPCWICGCLFEKTGEITKRAIEELKGIEFETFHIGVTLSKKLHDNEEKLWEASGIDYCESIKTEISRAVGKQLSYDLKKEVDLKNPDIVLLLNLEKNAIEVTLNPICFRGKYKKLAKIPQTTWYCPRCRGVGCDNCNWTGRLAKTSVQEIIAEPFLKLTKGTGTRFHGAGREDADVLCLDWREFVIEILEPRIRKIDLKKIKFKASDAKKVQVSALKIASIAEIVQVKEKKAHKTYKIIVSLEKPVAAKDLKELSKLKTTISQRTPQRVVHRRADIIRRRKVLSIKAKLLNPKTLEIEVETEAGLYVKELVTSDEGRTKPSVSGILGIGASVKELTVVGIE from the coding sequence ATGCGAATTATCGAGATTGCTGAAAAAGTGCTTAAAACCGGCTGCTTGTGCGACAATTGCCTCGGAAGGCAGTTCGGCCAGCTTCTTTCAGGATATACAAACAAGGAACGCGGATGCGCAATACGCACCGTTCTTGCAATGTCTGCGGAAAGGGGTGAAACCCAGTTCAATGAAAACTTCGAGACCATCAAATTCAGGATTCTTAAGGCGCCGAAAAAAGCAGAAATTACAGAAACGAAGCCATGCTGGATTTGCGGATGCCTATTTGAAAAAACCGGCGAAATCACAAAAAGAGCAATAGAGGAACTTAAAGGAATTGAATTCGAAACGTTTCATATTGGAGTCACTTTGTCAAAGAAGCTTCATGATAATGAAGAAAAACTTTGGGAAGCCAGCGGAATAGATTATTGCGAATCAATAAAAACAGAAATAAGCCGCGCAGTTGGAAAACAACTATCCTACGACCTTAAAAAAGAAGTAGACTTGAAAAATCCGGACATTGTCTTGCTTCTGAATCTTGAAAAGAATGCTATAGAAGTAACGCTTAATCCAATATGCTTTCGAGGCAAATACAAGAAGCTTGCGAAGATTCCGCAAACCACTTGGTACTGCCCTCGATGCCGTGGAGTCGGATGCGACAACTGCAACTGGACCGGCAGGCTTGCCAAAACCAGCGTCCAGGAAATAATTGCCGAGCCGTTCCTGAAGCTGACTAAAGGCACTGGAACGCGATTTCACGGAGCCGGACGAGAAGATGCTGATGTACTTTGCCTTGATTGGAGAGAGTTTGTAATCGAAATACTTGAACCGAGAATCAGGAAAATCGACCTGAAAAAGATAAAATTTAAGGCATCTGATGCGAAAAAAGTACAGGTTTCTGCATTAAAAATCGCAAGCATTGCAGAGATTGTGCAAGTGAAGGAAAAGAAGGCGCATAAAACATATAAAATTATAGTTTCTCTTGAAAAGCCGGTTGCTGCAAAGGATTTGAAGGAACTGAGCAAACTGAAAACAACAATATCGCAACGGACTCCGCAAAGAGTGGTTCACAGACGCGCGGATATCATCCGAAGGCGCAAGGTGCTTTCAATAAAAGCGAAGCTCCTGAATCCCAAGACTCTGGAAATTGAAGTCGAAACAGAAGCTGGACTTTATGTCAAAGAACTGGTTACAAGCGACGAAGGAAGGACTAAGCCTTCGGTCTCAGGGATTCTTGGAATAGGCGCAAGCGTGAAAGAATTAACTGTTGTGGGGATTGAATAA
- the pyrB gene encoding aspartate carbamoyltransferase: MNLEGRDIISIEDLTKVDLDKIFSVSEKMLPLAKQSSDICKGRILANLFFEPSTRTRMSFESAMYRLGGSVIGFADSQVTSAKKGEVLSDTIRMAASYSDIIAMRHPSEGAARVAANASDAPVINGGDGGHQHPTQTLLDMFTILKEKGTIEGLKIGLFGDLKYGRTVHSLAYALSLFPKVKIYCISPSQLKMPEYVQNQLAVKNIDVFEHEEIEKVVPELDVLYATRIQKERFGSEKEYFDVKGRNIIDNKIMALGKKDMILMHPLPRVDEIAYEVDNDPRAVYFKQAAYGLPVRMALIALLLGSVK, encoded by the coding sequence ATGAACCTGGAAGGACGCGACATAATTTCTATTGAAGATTTGACTAAAGTGGACCTAGACAAGATATTTTCTGTTTCAGAAAAGATGCTTCCTTTGGCTAAGCAAAGTTCTGACATCTGCAAAGGCAGAATCCTTGCAAACCTGTTTTTTGAGCCCAGCACAAGGACGCGCATGTCTTTTGAAAGCGCGATGTATAGGCTTGGCGGAAGCGTCATAGGATTCGCTGACTCTCAAGTCACATCAGCCAAAAAGGGTGAGGTGCTCTCAGACACAATACGCATGGCTGCTTCTTATTCCGACATAATCGCCATGCGCCATCCTTCAGAAGGCGCGGCACGGGTTGCTGCCAACGCATCGGATGCTCCTGTGATAAACGGAGGCGACGGAGGCCACCAGCACCCGACCCAGACATTGCTTGACATGTTCACGATATTGAAGGAAAAGGGAACCATAGAAGGGCTTAAAATCGGCCTTTTCGGCGACTTAAAATACGGACGAACAGTACACTCGCTTGCATATGCGCTATCGCTTTTCCCGAAAGTCAAGATTTACTGCATTTCGCCCAGTCAGCTGAAAATGCCGGAATATGTACAAAACCAGCTTGCTGTAAAGAATATTGATGTTTTTGAACATGAAGAAATTGAAAAAGTAGTGCCAGAGCTTGATGTGCTTTATGCAACGCGGATACAGAAAGAGCGCTTCGGCTCGGAAAAAGAATATTTCGATGTAAAGGGCCGCAACATAATTGACAATAAAATAATGGCTCTTGGAAAAAAGGACATGATATTGATGCACCCCCTGCCGCGCGTGGACGAAATTGCGTACGAGGTAGATAATGACCCGCGGGCAGTCTATTTCAAACAGGCTGCATATGGGCTTCCTGTAAGAATGGCGCTGATTGCGCTTCTATTGGGTTCGGTGAAATAA
- a CDS encoding aspartate carbamoyltransferase regulatory subunit, whose amino-acid sequence MNEKTLRVEKIKNGTVIDHIVAGRGAEVLRALKGIEGRTVILAVNVSSTRMGKKDVLRIEDKYLAPPEYSHVALVSPDATIVTIRDFEVMKKEKADLPKSLKGIAKCNNPACVSNREPDVASEFSVIEKRPARLKCLYCEQEMRV is encoded by the coding sequence ATGAATGAAAAGACACTCCGCGTTGAAAAAATAAAGAACGGCACAGTGATTGACCATATAGTTGCCGGACGAGGTGCAGAAGTCTTGCGCGCGCTAAAAGGAATCGAAGGAAGGACAGTCATACTTGCGGTGAATGTATCCAGCACGCGCATGGGAAAAAAGGATGTCTTAAGAATTGAAGACAAATACTTGGCGCCGCCGGAATACAGCCATGTCGCGCTTGTGAGCCCTGATGCAACTATTGTCACTATCCGCGATTTTGAGGTGATGAAAAAGGAAAAAGCAGACCTTCCGAAAAGCCTGAAAGGGATTGCAAAATGCAATAATCCCGCTTGCGTCTCAAACAGGGAACCTGACGTGGCAAGCGAATTCAGTGTTATTGAAAAAAGGCCTGCGCGCCTAAAGTGCCTTTATTGTGAGCAGGAGATGAGGGTTTAA